One Aegilops tauschii subsp. strangulata cultivar AL8/78 chromosome 7, Aet v6.0, whole genome shotgun sequence genomic window carries:
- the LOC109786354 gene encoding uncharacterized protein, with protein sequence MPSWPNCNETSDDDDEYMSEFSNMQMEYFVTPDTMIDPSFCGLVTGSDRRCILHRQRPGKFVAFECTDTGRRFIGCATEDGVNYGVLEWVDAPWPVILQRCLSKLWDMYHEQNIGRARDNEAHGTEVAKLQKEFDSLANQYSQLVDDVSKLFDYQDGKKCHDMDCTS encoded by the exons ATGCCGTCGTGGCCGAACTGCAATGAGACGTCGGACGACGATGACGAGTACATGAGCGAGTTCAGCAACATGCAGATGGAGTATTTT GTAACTCCTGACACTATGATAGACCCTAGTTTCTGTGGGCTTGTGACTGGATCTGATAGAAGGTGCATCCTGCACAGGCAGAGGCCAGGCAAGTTTGTGGCATTTGAATGCACTGACACTGGCAGGAGATTCATAGGATGTGCTACTGAG GATGGTGTGAACTATGGTGTTCTGGAGTGGGTAGATGCCCCCTGGCCTGTAATTCTACAAAGGTGCTTAAGCAAGCTCTGGGATATGTATCATGAGCAGAACATTGGTAGAGCACGGGATAATGAGGCTCATGGGACAGAGGTTGCAAAACTGCAGAAGGAGTTTGATTCTCTGGCCAATCAGTATAGCCAGCTGGTGGATGATGTGTCCAAGTTGTTTGATTATCAGGATGGAAAGAAATGTCATGACATGGATTGCACAAGCTAG
- the LOC141027317 gene encoding uncharacterized protein gives MSFHASTYSNPFAVDPAEIRDINVHARVPVTLDASNSKYFAWKTYFTLLFRENNLVDHVDGTVDSRTMVDDAEWTAIDATIIRWFFTTISKDLFHTVVSDGDDARAMWVKLNGLFTDNKLQRRFFCSRNFLTVTRMNTPLMTTAAA, from the coding sequence ATGTCTTTCCATGCCTCCACCTACTCCAACCCCTTCGCCGTCGACCCTGCCGAGATCCGCGACATCAACGTCCATGCACGCGTCCCCGTGACCCTCGACGCCTCCAACTCCAAGTACTTCGCGTGGAAGACGTACTTCACGCTGCTCTTCCGCGAGAACAATCTCGTGGATCACGTGGATGGCACCGTGGACTCCCGCACCATGGTGGACGACGCCGAGTGGACCGCGATCGACGCCACGATCATCCGGTGGTTCTTCACCACCATCTCCAAGGACTTGTTCCACACGGTCGTGAGCGACGGCGACGACGCCCGCGCCATGTGGGTCAAGCTGAAcggcctcttcaccgacaacaaGCTTCAGCGCCGCTTTTTTTGCAGCAGGAATTTTTTGACTGTCACCAGGATGAACACTCCATTGATGACTACTGCCGCCGCCTGA